From one Planktothrix agardhii NIES-204 genomic stretch:
- the sds gene encoding solanesyl diphosphate synthase: protein MTSQTLLFSPVEADLRQLTDNLKQLVGARHPILYAAAEHLFSVKGKRVRPAIVLLISRMTTPDQNISLKHRRLAEITEMIHTASLVHDDVVDDSEMRRGVPTVHSLFNNRVAVLAGDFLFAQSSWYLANLDNLEVVKLLSQVIMNLAEGEIQQGLNRFDTGLSIETYLEKSYYKTASLIANSSKAAGVLSEVSPQQTEDLYNYGRHLGLAFQIVDDILDFTGLTEELGKPAASDLKSGNLTAPTLYALEEKPHLETLIEREFATDGDLEQALTLIKDSSGIQRSRELAAYHAQQAVKYLESFQTCESRQALIGLADYVLSRLY from the coding sequence ATGACATCGCAAACTCTTCTATTTTCGCCAGTTGAAGCAGACCTGCGGCAGTTGACCGATAACTTAAAACAGCTTGTCGGTGCGCGACATCCAATTTTGTATGCCGCCGCAGAACACCTGTTTAGTGTCAAAGGGAAACGGGTACGTCCTGCGATTGTCCTGTTAATTTCCCGAATGACAACGCCCGATCAAAATATTAGCCTGAAGCACCGGAGGTTGGCAGAAATCACAGAAATGATCCATACCGCCAGTCTCGTCCATGATGATGTCGTGGACGATTCTGAAATGCGTCGGGGAGTTCCAACGGTTCATAGTTTATTTAATAACCGAGTTGCGGTATTAGCTGGAGATTTTCTATTTGCTCAATCTTCTTGGTATTTAGCCAATTTGGATAACCTGGAAGTGGTAAAATTATTGTCTCAGGTAATTATGAATTTAGCGGAAGGAGAAATTCAACAGGGTCTTAATCGGTTTGATACAGGATTATCAATTGAAACCTACTTAGAAAAAAGCTATTATAAAACTGCTTCTTTGATTGCCAATAGTTCTAAAGCGGCTGGTGTTTTGAGTGAAGTTTCTCCGCAACAAACCGAAGATTTATACAACTATGGTCGCCATCTAGGTTTAGCCTTTCAAATTGTTGATGATATTTTGGATTTTACGGGTTTAACCGAGGAATTAGGTAAACCCGCAGCATCCGATCTCAAAAGTGGAAATTTAACCGCACCCACCCTTTATGCTTTAGAAGAAAAACCCCATCTGGAAACGTTAATTGAGCGAGAATTTGCTACGGATGGAGATTTAGAACAGGCTTTAACCTTAATTAAAGATAGCTCAGGGATTCAACGCTCTAGGGAGTTGGCTGCCTATCATGCCCAACAAGCGGTAAAGTATTTGGAATCTTTTCAAACTTGTGAATCTCGACAGGCGTTAATCGGTTTAGCAGATTATGTTTTAAGTCGGCTGTATTAA
- a CDS encoding ABC transporter ATP-binding protein, with the protein MIYYKHHHPQKGHRKQMNIIEFPHPNHTLNIGHLSVNYRGVEALRDICLNIQPGRLTGIIGPNGAGKSTLMKAMLGLIPVGTGAVVYDGKPLIQQRQRVAYVPQRSQIDWDYPATVWDIVMMGRVRKTGWLRPFSGVSRRIATQALERVGMVEYKHRPIGQLSGGQQQRVFLARSLAQESDIFCFDEPFVGIDQKTEAVIFSLFRELAASGKIVIVINHDLGESIVNFDDLVLLNQEVIALGNRQQVLKEDYLQRAYGGKVFFFSENVA; encoded by the coding sequence ATGATATACTATAAACATCATCATCCCCAAAAAGGGCATAGAAAACAGATGAACATTATAGAATTCCCCCATCCCAACCATACTCTAAATATCGGTCACCTCAGCGTCAACTATCGCGGGGTGGAAGCGTTACGAGATATCTGTCTAAACATCCAACCCGGACGACTAACCGGGATTATTGGGCCGAATGGGGCGGGGAAAAGTACCTTAATGAAGGCGATGTTGGGCTTAATTCCGGTGGGGACGGGTGCGGTGGTCTATGACGGAAAACCCCTAATTCAGCAACGTCAACGGGTCGCCTATGTTCCCCAGCGATCGCAAATTGACTGGGACTATCCGGCAACGGTTTGGGATATTGTGATGATGGGGAGAGTGCGGAAAACCGGGTGGTTGCGTCCTTTTTCTGGAGTCAGCCGTCGCATCGCCACCCAAGCGTTAGAAAGGGTGGGAATGGTTGAATATAAACATCGCCCCATTGGTCAACTATCTGGCGGTCAACAACAGCGTGTATTTTTAGCTAGATCTTTAGCCCAGGAATCTGATATTTTTTGTTTTGATGAACCCTTTGTTGGCATTGATCAAAAAACCGAAGCGGTGATTTTTAGTTTATTTCGAGAGTTAGCAGCATCGGGTAAAATTGTGATTGTAATTAACCATGATTTGGGGGAATCTATTGTTAATTTTGATGATTTGGTTTTACTAAATCAAGAGGTAATTGCGCTGGGAAATCGTCAACAAGTTTTGAAGGAAGATTATCTACAACGAGCCTACGGAGGAAAGGTGTTTTTCTTTTCTGAAAATGTAGCTTAA
- a CDS encoding periplasmic solute binding protein, whose amino-acid sequence MLSIIAQKSFCMRFLGVFFGIMLTGLSSCTQEKINNSVNSNQPKVVSTSTIIADLTEQIAGDEIEHLGILKPGTDPHVYEPVPQDSIALEKADLILYNGYNLEPGLIKLIRAAGTQGKKVAVGEVVKPLDFQYKGQKQPDPHVWGTAKNAILMANKIRDELIILSPEDRDIFTKNATKLTQELTQLDIWINEQIATIPPKNRKLVTTHDAFQYYAHDYKLEVIGTLIGISTEEQPSAKTVKTLANSIQKAGVPAIFAETTINPQLITTVAEESGVKLAPEQLYSDSIGAPGSGGETYIKMLVKNTQTIVEALGGKYTPYAVF is encoded by the coding sequence ATGTTGTCAATAATTGCTCAAAAGTCCTTTTGTATGCGGTTTTTGGGTGTTTTTTTCGGGATTATGTTAACGGGATTAAGTAGTTGTACTCAAGAAAAAATAAATAATTCTGTTAATAGTAATCAACCGAAAGTAGTATCAACCAGTACCATTATTGCTGATTTAACTGAACAAATTGCTGGGGATGAAATTGAACATCTAGGAATTTTAAAACCGGGTACAGATCCCCATGTTTATGAACCTGTGCCTCAAGATAGTATTGCTTTAGAAAAGGCGGATTTAATTCTTTATAATGGTTATAATTTAGAACCGGGATTAATTAAGTTAATTCGGGCGGCGGGAACTCAGGGAAAAAAAGTGGCGGTGGGGGAAGTGGTTAAACCTTTGGATTTTCAATATAAAGGACAAAAACAACCCGATCCTCATGTTTGGGGAACGGCTAAAAATGCTATTTTAATGGCGAATAAAATTAGGGATGAGTTGATTATTTTATCTCCTGAAGATCGGGATATTTTTACTAAAAATGCGACAAAATTGACCCAGGAATTAACTCAATTAGATATTTGGATTAATGAACAAATTGCCACTATTCCTCCTAAAAATAGAAAGTTAGTTACAACCCATGATGCGTTTCAATATTATGCTCATGATTATAAATTAGAGGTGATTGGGACATTAATTGGGATTAGTACGGAAGAACAACCGAGCGCAAAAACTGTTAAAACCTTAGCTAATTCGATTCAGAAAGCGGGGGTTCCAGCTATTTTTGCAGAAACTACAATTAACCCTCAATTAATTACAACGGTTGCGGAAGAATCGGGGGTTAAATTAGCTCCAGAGCAGTTATATTCTGATTCTATTGGCGCTCCAGGGAGTGGGGGAGAAACCTATATTAAAATGTTAGTTAAAAATACTCAAACTATTGTGGAAGCATTGGGAGGAAAATATACTCCTTATGCAGTTTTTTGA
- a CDS encoding nucleotide sugar epimerase, whose product MANLLVTGVAGFVGFHLCQRLLDRRDTIIGIDNLNNYYDVSLKQARLEQLKNRSGFSFKKLDLADREGINQLFAQGNFEQVAHLAAQAGVRYSLKNPYAYVDSNLVGFLNILEGCRHSQIQHLVYASSSSVYGANKKIPFSVEDNVDYPISLYAATKKSNELIAHSYSHLYHIPMTGLRFFTIYGPWGRPDMAMFIFTKAILEEKPIDVFNYGKMQRDFTYIDDIVEGVIRTLDRIPQSGENPQTNAPYKLYNIGNNQPIELLHLIEVLETALGKPAIKNFMPIQPGDVPITYADVDALIQDIDFQPNTSIEVGVQNFVEWYRSYYQV is encoded by the coding sequence ATGGCTAACTTATTAGTGACCGGGGTGGCAGGATTTGTGGGATTTCACCTGTGTCAACGTTTGTTAGACCGAAGAGACACCATCATCGGAATTGATAATCTCAATAATTATTATGATGTTTCTCTAAAACAAGCCCGTTTAGAACAGTTAAAAAACCGATCAGGATTTTCCTTTAAAAAATTAGATTTAGCGGATAGAGAGGGAATTAATCAGTTATTTGCTCAAGGAAATTTTGAACAAGTTGCCCATCTTGCCGCCCAAGCCGGGGTCAGATATTCTTTAAAAAATCCCTATGCTTATGTTGATAGTAACCTAGTGGGATTTCTGAATATTTTAGAAGGGTGTCGTCACTCCCAAATTCAACATTTAGTATATGCGTCTTCGAGTTCTGTTTATGGGGCGAATAAAAAAATCCCGTTTTCAGTAGAAGATAATGTAGATTACCCGATTAGTTTATATGCAGCAACCAAAAAATCCAATGAATTAATTGCCCATAGTTACAGCCATTTATATCATATTCCGATGACAGGATTGCGATTTTTTACCATTTATGGGCCTTGGGGTCGTCCCGATATGGCGATGTTTATTTTCACAAAAGCCATTCTCGAAGAAAAACCCATTGATGTGTTTAATTATGGCAAAATGCAACGGGATTTTACCTATATTGATGATATTGTAGAAGGAGTAATTAGAACATTAGATAGAATTCCCCAATCCGGTGAAAATCCCCAGACAAACGCACCCTATAAACTGTATAATATCGGGAATAATCAACCGATTGAATTATTACATTTGATTGAAGTCTTAGAAACGGCATTAGGTAAACCCGCAATCAAAAATTTTATGCCCATTCAACCCGGAGATGTCCCGATAACCTATGCGGATGTCGATGCTTTAATTCAAGATATAGACTTTCAACCCAATACTTCTATTGAAGTCGGAGTCCAAAACTTTGTAGAATGGTATCGCTCCTATTATCAGGTTTAA
- a CDS encoding peptidase M50: protein MNGSIRVGNLFGIPFYINLSWFLILGLMTLSYGGNLGSQFPQLGLGLSLFLGLIAALLLFASVLAHELGHSFVAIKQGIQVKSITLFLFGGLAGLDQEAKTPAGAFWIAIAGPLVSLLLFLGLHFIGSYLLVTGPLSALVNLLAYVNLALAIFNLIPGLPLDGGNILKALVWRITGNQYQGTLFASRAGQGLGLIGISLGFLPLLISGGSPNFWTVLIGWFVFSNAGVLAKDAKLRNKLSGFTAEDALVNQNSVVSQDISLRTFVNDYIIGKPAIQQFLVINEVGKLVGQISGDDLKPIPTAQWPVTHIETVMKPVVTTIIDAKQSLLEVVNLLEQQQLNEVTVVRNGVLVGFIEKASIRRLLDESTS from the coding sequence ATGAATGGCTCTATTCGCGTCGGTAATCTATTCGGTATCCCATTTTATATTAACCTTTCTTGGTTTCTGATTCTGGGATTAATGACCCTTAGTTATGGGGGAAATTTGGGATCTCAATTTCCCCAATTAGGTTTAGGACTGTCATTATTCCTCGGATTAATTGCCGCATTGCTTCTATTTGCTTCGGTTTTAGCCCATGAATTAGGACATAGTTTTGTAGCAATCAAACAAGGAATTCAGGTTAAATCTATTACGTTATTTTTGTTTGGGGGATTAGCCGGGTTAGACCAAGAAGCGAAAACTCCCGCCGGGGCTTTCTGGATTGCCATTGCTGGGCCGTTAGTCAGTTTATTGTTATTTTTGGGGTTGCATTTTATTGGCTCCTATTTGCTAGTAACAGGGCCTTTATCGGCTTTAGTTAATCTCTTGGCTTATGTTAATTTAGCCCTAGCAATCTTTAATTTAATTCCCGGTTTACCCCTTGATGGTGGGAATATTCTTAAAGCTTTGGTTTGGAGAATTACCGGGAATCAATATCAGGGGACTCTATTTGCAAGTCGAGCGGGTCAAGGATTAGGTTTAATCGGAATTTCATTGGGATTTTTACCCCTGTTAATCTCCGGTGGGTCTCCTAATTTCTGGACAGTTTTGATTGGGTGGTTTGTATTTAGTAATGCTGGGGTTTTAGCCAAGGATGCCAAGCTGCGGAATAAATTATCGGGTTTTACCGCCGAAGATGCTTTAGTGAATCAAAATTCCGTGGTTTCTCAAGACATTTCATTAAGAACTTTTGTCAATGATTATATTATTGGAAAACCGGCAATTCAACAATTTTTAGTCATCAATGAAGTAGGCAAATTAGTCGGGCAAATTAGCGGAGATGACCTTAAACCTATTCCTACAGCGCAATGGCCTGTAACTCATATTGAAACAGTCATGAAACCCGTTGTTACAACAATTATTGATGCTAAACAATCCCTATTAGAAGTAGTGAATTTATTGGAACAACAACAGTTAAATGAAGTTACGGTGGTTCGGAATGGGGTGTTAGTGGGATTTATTGAAAAAGCATCAATTCGTCGTTTATTAGATGAATCGACTTCCTAA
- a CDS encoding aluminium resistance family protein: protein MISSIEQLKEAEQELFPIFSGIDTQVKHNLKRVLDSFRRYRVGTHHFAGVTGYGHDDLGRQTLDQVFAEIMGAESAAVRVQFVSGTHAITCALFGCLRPGDELLAVTGTPYDTLEEVIGVRGQGQGSLLDFGISYRQLELTVQGKIDWEGLRSAITAKTRMVLIQRSCGYSWRLSLSIDEIEKIVNIVKKQNPHTICFVDNCYGEFIENREPTAVGVDLMAGSLIKNPGGTIVQAGGYVAGREDLVEAATCRLTAPGIGSSGGATFDQNRILFQGLFLAPQMVGEAIKGTHLTSYVFNQLGYPVNPLPFEPRRDVIQAIELGSPNKLIAFCRAIQQYSPIGSYLEPVPAEMHGYESHLVMAGGTFIDGSTSEFSADGPLREPYIVFCQGGTHWTHISLALEAAIEALAKV, encoded by the coding sequence ATGATATCCAGCATCGAACAGCTAAAAGAAGCAGAACAGGAACTATTTCCGATTTTTTCTGGTATTGACACGCAGGTCAAGCATAATCTTAAACGAGTTTTAGATTCCTTCCGTCGCTACCGAGTTGGAACTCACCACTTTGCAGGTGTTACAGGCTATGGCCACGATGATTTGGGACGTCAAACCTTGGATCAAGTCTTTGCCGAGATTATGGGGGCCGAATCTGCTGCGGTACGAGTGCAGTTTGTTTCTGGAACCCACGCCATTACCTGTGCCCTATTTGGCTGTTTGCGTCCTGGGGACGAACTGCTGGCGGTAACTGGCACTCCCTACGATACCTTGGAGGAGGTCATCGGTGTGCGCGGTCAAGGTCAAGGTTCATTATTAGACTTTGGCATATCTTACCGCCAATTGGAGCTAACTGTTCAAGGAAAAATTGATTGGGAGGGTCTACGGTCGGCAATAACCGCTAAAACCCGTATGGTTTTAATTCAGCGTTCCTGCGGCTATTCCTGGCGTTTGAGTTTGTCGATTGATGAGATTGAGAAAATTGTTAATATTGTTAAAAAACAGAATCCCCATACTATTTGTTTTGTGGATAATTGTTATGGAGAATTTATTGAAAATCGGGAACCAACGGCCGTTGGTGTGGATTTAATGGCGGGTTCTTTAATTAAAAATCCGGGGGGAACTATTGTACAAGCGGGGGGTTATGTTGCTGGGCGGGAAGATTTGGTGGAAGCGGCAACCTGTCGATTAACAGCGCCGGGTATTGGTAGCAGTGGAGGGGCAACTTTTGATCAGAATCGGATTCTGTTTCAAGGGTTATTTTTAGCGCCTCAAATGGTGGGAGAAGCAATTAAAGGAACCCATTTAACCTCTTATGTTTTTAATCAATTAGGATACCCTGTTAATCCTTTACCGTTTGAACCAAGAAGGGATGTGATTCAAGCCATTGAGTTAGGTTCTCCTAATAAGTTAATTGCCTTTTGTCGGGCGATTCAACAATATTCTCCGATTGGTTCCTATCTGGAACCCGTACCCGCAGAAATGCACGGATATGAAAGTCATTTAGTCATGGCGGGGGGAACTTTTATTGATGGGAGTACCTCGGAATTTTCCGCCGATGGGCCGTTAAGAGAACCTTATATTGTTTTCTGTCAAGGTGGAACCCATTGGACACATATTTCCTTAGCATTAGAAGCCGCAATTGAAGCGTTAGCAAAGGTTTAA
- the desC gene encoding delta-9 desaturase yields MTIATSPQYKPDWITIAFMVSLHAAALLAFLPGNFSWPAVGLALFLHWVTGGLGITLGFHRLVSHRSFEAPKWLEYFLIFCGTLACQGGPIDWIGLHRLHHQYSDYDQDPHDSTKGFWWSHMGWMLFHTPADEEIPRFTKDISDDPVYQFFQTYFLVIQVVFGFLLYLMGGWPFVVWGIFFRVVVMFHCTWFVNSATHKFGYQTYESGDSSRNCWWVAVVTYGEGWHNNHHAFQYSARHGLEWWEIDLTWMTIALLQALGLAQKVKLPPANAEAQRI; encoded by the coding sequence ATGACGATTGCAACTTCACCTCAATATAAGCCCGACTGGATCACCATTGCTTTTATGGTGTCACTCCATGCTGCCGCGCTGCTGGCATTTTTACCCGGTAACTTTAGCTGGCCCGCCGTAGGTCTAGCTCTATTTTTACATTGGGTGACGGGAGGCTTAGGAATTACCCTAGGATTTCACCGCCTGGTTAGCCATCGCAGTTTTGAGGCTCCCAAATGGCTAGAATATTTTTTAATTTTTTGTGGAACCCTCGCTTGCCAAGGAGGGCCGATTGATTGGATCGGGTTACACCGTCTCCATCATCAATATTCCGATTACGATCAAGATCCCCATGATTCCACAAAAGGTTTTTGGTGGAGTCACATGGGCTGGATGTTGTTCCATACTCCGGCGGATGAAGAAATTCCCCGTTTCACAAAAGATATTTCCGATGACCCAGTATATCAGTTCTTCCAAACCTACTTCTTGGTAATTCAAGTGGTATTTGGATTCTTGCTGTATCTAATGGGCGGTTGGCCTTTTGTGGTTTGGGGTATTTTCTTTCGGGTGGTGGTGATGTTCCACTGCACCTGGTTTGTGAATAGTGCTACTCACAAATTTGGCTATCAAACCTACGAATCGGGGGATTCCTCCCGTAACTGCTGGTGGGTCGCCGTTGTTACCTATGGTGAGGGTTGGCATAATAATCACCATGCTTTTCAATATTCCGCCCGTCACGGTTTGGAATGGTGGGAAATTGACTTAACCTGGATGACCATTGCGCTGTTACAAGCGTTGGGGTTAGCCCAAAAAGTAAAATTACCCCCCGCCAATGCTGAAGCCCAACGTATCTAA
- the proA gene encoding gamma-glutamyl phosphate reductase, with translation MIIDDFSLLPTDNPLRRAYLASFELAKTRGADRSLALQLMAKALRSRQNDILEANTLDLEASRNLGLSELITDWLKLTPERLETTVQILERLGQLPDPIGRVMSASYQLEQGQTYFQPIPLGVVALVYEAFPELAAIATGLCLKTANSLVLLGGTEASHSNQMIVQTLQLALEESGLPPGCLEMLPSEPHTPIKQLITQDKYINLVIPYGRPNFVQQVVNQSTVPVLRSAMGNCYLYWSSTASVDTVRWMILDSHDGKPDAVNAIEKVLIDPNQKSSSLVRLWNNLREAGFELRGDEGLAQEFSELILAETTEWSRPYLTRTVAFKRVDHLQQAIIWMNTHSSGHANCLATESYSESRKFAQDVNSALTFINASPRFSRHLNRGDAIFLGISNQKGYRRGLIGLEALMTLKHVVQGNRQF, from the coding sequence ATGATAATTGATGATTTCTCTCTCCTTCCGACCGATAATCCTTTGCGTCGTGCTTACCTTGCTAGTTTTGAATTAGCCAAAACTAGAGGGGCAGATCGAAGTCTCGCCTTGCAACTGATGGCGAAAGCATTGCGATCGCGACAGAATGACATCTTAGAAGCCAATACCCTCGACTTAGAAGCCAGTCGCAACCTAGGGTTATCGGAATTAATCACCGACTGGCTGAAACTCACCCCAGAACGCTTAGAAACCACCGTTCAAATTTTAGAACGTCTGGGACAACTGCCCGATCCCATTGGTCGGGTGATGAGTGCTTCCTATCAACTTGAACAGGGACAAACCTACTTTCAACCGATTCCCCTGGGGGTAGTGGCGTTGGTTTATGAAGCCTTCCCCGAATTAGCGGCGATTGCGACGGGACTCTGTTTAAAAACCGCCAATAGTTTAGTGCTGTTAGGGGGAACAGAAGCCAGCCATTCTAATCAGATGATTGTTCAAACCTTGCAACTCGCCTTAGAGGAATCAGGACTTCCCCCAGGCTGTTTAGAAATGCTGCCGTCAGAACCCCATACTCCGATTAAACAGTTAATTACTCAAGACAAATATATCAATTTAGTCATTCCCTACGGTCGCCCCAATTTTGTGCAGCAGGTCGTAAATCAATCTACGGTTCCCGTCTTGCGTTCCGCCATGGGAAATTGTTATTTATACTGGTCATCTACGGCAAGTGTGGATACGGTGCGATGGATGATCTTAGATAGTCATGATGGTAAACCGGATGCCGTTAATGCCATTGAAAAAGTTCTGATTGATCCTAATCAAAAAAGCTCATCCCTAGTGCGATTATGGAATAACTTACGGGAAGCTGGATTTGAACTGCGAGGAGATGAAGGGCTCGCTCAAGAATTTTCGGAATTAATTTTAGCAGAAACAACAGAATGGTCAAGACCTTATTTAACTCGCACCGTTGCTTTTAAAAGGGTAGATCATTTACAACAAGCTATTATTTGGATGAATACCCATAGTAGCGGTCACGCAAACTGTTTAGCCACCGAATCCTATTCCGAGAGTCGAAAATTTGCCCAGGATGTCAATAGTGCCTTGACCTTTATTAATGCGTCTCCTCGATTTTCCCGTCACTTGAACCGAGGAGACGCAATCTTTCTGGGAATTTCTAACCAGAAAGGATATCGTCGGGGGTTAATAGGTTTAGAAGCCTTAATGACCCTGAAACACGTTGTTCAGGGTAATCGGCAATTTTAG
- a CDS encoding 6,7-dimethyl-8-ribityllumazine synthase, whose product MAVFEGNFTQTNSLKFAMVIGRFNDLITTKLLEGCQDCLKRHGIDPDPQGTQVDYAWVPGSFEIPLVAHQLALTRRYDAIICLGAVIKGQTPHFDYVSAEVSKGIAATAFQTGVPVIFGVLTTDTMQQALERAGIKANHGWNYAMDAIEMANLMRQIKQSAATTVDSTAVLSGSASPALTGERVKQHSETL is encoded by the coding sequence ATGGCGGTTTTTGAGGGAAATTTTACCCAGACAAACTCCTTAAAGTTTGCCATGGTGATTGGTCGGTTTAATGACTTGATCACAACCAAACTTTTAGAAGGATGTCAGGATTGTTTAAAACGACATGGGATTGATCCCGATCCCCAAGGAACACAAGTCGATTATGCTTGGGTTCCTGGGAGTTTTGAGATTCCATTAGTAGCTCATCAGTTAGCCCTAACCCGTCGCTATGATGCGATTATTTGTTTAGGGGCCGTAATTAAGGGACAAACTCCCCATTTTGATTATGTCTCGGCGGAAGTTTCCAAGGGGATCGCAGCCACGGCGTTTCAAACGGGTGTTCCGGTGATTTTTGGGGTTCTAACCACCGACACGATGCAGCAAGCCTTAGAACGAGCCGGAATTAAGGCTAATCACGGTTGGAACTATGCGATGGATGCGATTGAGATGGCGAATTTAATGCGTCAAATCAAGCAAAGTGCAGCAACAACGGTGGATTCTACGGCGGTTTTATCTGGGAGTGCTAGTCCAGCTTTAACTGGGGAACGGGTAAAACAGCATTCGGAAACCCTTTAA
- the psbZ gene encoding photosystem II PsbZ protein, PSII-Z — translation MLTILFQVVLAALVILSFLLVVGVPFAYASPQYWSQSKPLLYVGSGLWFVLVILVGVLNYLVV, via the coding sequence ATGTTAACAATTCTGTTTCAAGTTGTCCTTGCGGCACTGGTGATTTTATCCTTTTTACTGGTAGTAGGCGTTCCCTTTGCCTATGCCTCCCCCCAATACTGGAGCCAATCTAAGCCTTTGCTTTATGTGGGTTCCGGTCTTTGGTTCGTGTTAGTGATTTTGGTTGGTGTATTAAACTACCTAGTGGTTTAA
- the sigC gene encoding group 2 RNA polymerase sigma factor SigC yields MPATKIDAENNLNPSFQDYSEPDEVMNQDLEPDLDDLIDLEIENASDVKLQKPNNNRRTTDLVRLYLQEIGRVRLLGRDEEVSEAQKVQRYLRLVDLRDNAAEQDEGLINTYVRLIKTRDKLSAQLGHRPSLERWATTAGVDVAELKPMLATGKRCWAEIAGLTVEELDQIQTEGIQSKDRMIKANLRLVVSVAKKYQNRGLELLDLIQEGTLGLERAVEKFDPTRGYRFSTYSYWWIRQGITRAIATQSRTIRLPVHITEKLNKIKKAQRKISQEKGRTATIDDIAHELEMTPVQVREVLLRVPRSVSLETKVGTDKDTELGDLLETEEVTPEEMLMRESLHKDLQNLLADLSSRERDVILMRYGLGDGHPYSLAEIGRALELSRERVRQIEAKALQKLRQPKRRNRVRDYLESLS; encoded by the coding sequence ATGCCAGCCACTAAAATTGATGCCGAGAACAACTTAAACCCCTCTTTTCAGGACTATTCTGAGCCTGATGAGGTAATGAATCAGGATCTTGAGCCTGATTTGGATGATTTAATTGATTTGGAGATAGAGAATGCCAGCGATGTCAAACTCCAGAAGCCCAACAATAATCGTCGTACAACAGATTTAGTTCGATTGTATCTCCAAGAAATTGGTCGGGTGCGTCTGTTGGGGCGGGATGAAGAAGTATCAGAAGCCCAAAAGGTACAGCGTTATCTGAGGTTAGTTGACTTACGGGACAATGCTGCCGAGCAGGATGAGGGACTGATTAATACTTATGTGCGATTGATCAAAACCCGGGATAAATTATCGGCTCAGTTGGGTCATCGTCCATCTTTAGAGCGATGGGCAACAACGGCTGGGGTTGATGTAGCCGAACTCAAGCCGATGTTAGCAACAGGAAAAAGGTGTTGGGCAGAAATCGCGGGTTTGACCGTTGAGGAATTGGATCAGATTCAAACCGAAGGGATACAGTCCAAAGACCGGATGATTAAAGCGAATTTGCGTTTAGTGGTATCGGTGGCAAAGAAATATCAGAACCGAGGTTTAGAACTACTAGATTTAATTCAAGAAGGAACTTTAGGATTGGAACGGGCGGTGGAGAAGTTTGACCCGACCCGGGGATATCGTTTTAGTACCTATTCTTATTGGTGGATTCGTCAAGGGATTACCCGGGCGATCGCTACCCAAAGCCGCACGATTCGTCTTCCGGTTCATATTACCGAAAAACTGAATAAAATTAAAAAAGCACAACGGAAAATTTCCCAGGAAAAAGGTCGTACCGCCACCATTGATGATATTGCCCATGAGTTAGAAATGACTCCGGTTCAAGTCCGAGAAGTGTTGCTTCGGGTTCCCCGTTCTGTGTCTTTGGAAACGAAGGTAGGAACGGATAAAGATACGGAATTAGGGGATTTACTCGAAACCGAGGAGGTCACACCGGAAGAAATGCTGATGCGTGAATCTTTGCATAAGGATTTACAAAACCTTTTAGCGGATTTAAGTAGTCGGGAACGGGATGTGATTTTGATGCGCTATGGTTTGGGGGATGGACACCCCTATTCCCTGGCGGAAATTGGTCGGGCACTGGAATTATCCCGGGAGCGAGTCCGTCAAATTGAGGCTAAAGCTCTACAAAAACTGCGTCAACCTAAACGGCGTAACCGGGTTCGGGATTATTTGGAGTCTTTGAGTTAA